The Pseudopipra pipra isolate bDixPip1 chromosome 6, bDixPip1.hap1, whole genome shotgun sequence genome includes a region encoding these proteins:
- the MADD gene encoding MAP kinase-activating death domain protein isoform X21, with amino-acid sequence MVQKKRICPRLLDYLVIIGARHPSSDSVAQTPELLRRYPLEDHADFPLPPDVVFFCQPEGCLSVRQKRMSFRDDTSFVFTLTDKDTGVIRYGICVNFYRSFQKRVPKEKGEGTGGHRGREGQKVPKSGEASAPQEEVGTESSESGSSLQAPSAESTPDVNRSPRSKRLAKGSHRSRNSTLTSLCILSHYPFFSTFRECLYTLKRLVDCCSERLLGKKLGIPRGVQRDTMWRIFTGSLLVEEKSSALLHDLREIEAWIYRLLRSPMPVAGQKRVDVEVLPHELQPALTFALPDPSRFTLVDFPLHLPLELLGVDACLQVLTCILLEHKIVLQSRDYNALSMSVMAFVAMIYPLEYMFPVIPLLPTCMASAEQLLLAPTPYIIGVPASFFLYKLDFKMPDDVWLIDLDTNRVIVPTNAESLPALPEPEASELKKHLKQCLVSMTAITQKQLLTPDNKALASMSLNTQPILNLEKFQEGQEVPLLLGRPQNDLQSTPSTEFNPLIYGNDVDSVDVATRVAMVRFFNSPNVLQGFQMHTRTLRLFPRPVVAFQANSFLASRPKQTPFADKLSRTQAVEYFGEWSLNPTNYAFQRIHNNMFDPALIGDKPKWYAHQLQPIHYRVYDSNSQLAEALNIPAEKETDSDPTDDSGSDSVDYDDSSSSYSSLGDFVSEMMKCDINGDTPNVDPLTHAALGDASEVEFDDFQEYSGDMDEQTMDSENSQENNQPRSSSSTTASSSPSTVIHGANHLYVMQTSEQINDLTGPQEAADSAEIEEKLAAGFSNHLPSLPLQPSFPKISLDRRESDIAAGSMSSSEGVVRKREYDNPYFEPQYGFPTEDEDDEQEESYTPRFDQNLNGSRSQKLLRPNSLKLANDSDADSDSRASSPNSTVSNNSSEGFGGIMSFASSLYRNHSTSFSLSNLALPTKVGRDKNTPFPSLKVFGLNTIMEIITEAGPVSNEGNRRALVDQKSSVIKHSPTVKRESPSPQGRTSNSSENQQFLKEVVHNVLDGQGVGWLNMKRVRRLLESEQLRVFVLSKLNRTIQSEEDARQDVIQDVEISRKVYKGMLDLLKCTVLSLEHSYANAGLGGMASVFGLLEIAHTHYYNKEPEKRKRSPTDGSVTPVGKDPGSSPRVEPKPAMQLPVPQIMPKPPSPAGKGPREFDTRSLKEENFIASIGTEGVKQFDLGETDEKKSQISADSGLSLASGSQKSDFDSIPSGGPTVMVRSTSQDSEVSTVVSNSSGETLGADSDLSSNAGDGPSVENGGNLAGSRGTVSDSEIETNSATSSIFAKSHNLKQSVKDSKGSTPGRGPEEGNQRVYLYEGLLGKERSTLWDQMQFWEDAFLDAVMLEREGMGMDQGPQEMIDRYLSLGEHDRKRLEDDEDRLLATLLHNMIAYMLMIKVNKNDIRKKVRRLMGKSHIGLVHSQQINDILDKLANLNGRELPVRPSGSRHIKKQTFVVHAGTDTTGDIFFMEVCDDCIVLRSNIGTVYERWWYEKLINMTYCPKTKVLCLWRRNGQETQLNKFYTKKCRELYYCVKDSMERAAARQQSIKPGPELGGEFPVQDMKTGEGGLLQVTLEGINLKFMHSQVFIELNHIKKCNTVRGVFVLEEFVPETKEVVSHKYKTPMAHEICYSVLCLFSYVAAIRGKEAENKSKPPRPVSS; translated from the exons ATGGTGCAGAAAAAGAGAATCTGCCCCCGCTTATTGGACTATCTTGTCATCATTGGAGCCAG GCACCCAAGCAGTGATAGTGTTGCTCAGACTCCCGAACTGCTGCGACGTTACCCTCTAGAAGACCATGCAGACTTTCCTCTACCGCCTGATGTTGTGTTCTTCTGCCAGCCAGAAGGATGTCTGAGTGTGCGGCAAAAACGCATGAGCTTCCGTGATGACACCTCCTTTGTCTTCACCCTCACAGACAAGGATACAGGTGTCATTCGCTATGGAATCTGTGTCAACTTCTACCGCTCCTTCCAGAAGCGAGTACccaaggagaagggagaaggcaCAGGGGGACATCGAGGTCGGGAGGGACAGAAGGTCCCTAAATCTGGAGAGGCATCAGCACCCCAAGAGGAAGTGGGCACTGAGAGTTCAGAGAGTGGTTCTTCACTGCAGGCTCCAAGTGCAGAGTCTACCCCTGATGTGAATCGATCACCGCGCAGTAAGCGTCTGGCCAAAGGCAGTCATCGCTCTCGGAACAGCACCCTGACTTCACTGTGCATCCTTAGTCATTATCCCTTCTTTTCCACATTTCGTGAGTGTCTCTACACCCTCAAGAGACTTGTGGACTGCTGTAGTGAGAGATTGTTGGGCAAGAAGTTGGGCATTCCTCGTGGGGTGCAGAG GGATACGATGTGGCGGATTTTCACAGGCTCTCTCCTGGTGGAAGAAAAGTCCAGTGCGTTGCTACACGACTTGCGGGAGATTGAGGCTTGGATATACCGTCTGCTCCGGTCACCAATGCCCGTTGCTGGTCAGAAGCGGGTGGATGTGGAAGTCTTGCCACATGAGTTGCAGCCAGCTTTGACCTTTGCTCTGCCTGATCCATCCCGCTTCACCTTGGTGGATTTTCCATTACATCTGCCTTTGGAGTTGTTGGGAGTGGATGCCTGCCTGCAGGTGCTGACCTGCATCCTTTTGGAGCATAAG ATTGTATTGCAGTCCCGAGATTATAATGCACTTTCAATGTCTGTGATGGCCTTTGTGGCCATGATCTACCCATTAGAGTACATGTTCCCCGTGatccctctgcttcccacctGCATGGCCTCTGCAGAACAG ttgcttctAGCCCCTACGCCTTATATCATTGGTGTTCCAGCAAGTTTCTTTCTTTACAAactggatttcaagatgcctGATGATGTTTGGCTTATTGACCTGGATACCAACAGG GTGATTGTTCCCACAAATGCAGAATCTttgccagcactgccagaaCCAGAAGCTTCAGAGCTGAAAAAGCATCTGAAACAG TGTCTGGTTAGCATGACTGCAATCACTCAGAAACAGCTGCTCACTCCCGACAACAAG GCCCTGGCCAGCATGAGTCTGAATACTCAGCCCATTCTTAATCTAGAGAAGttccaggaggggcaggaggtgccactgctgctgggaagaCCACAGAATGATTTGCAGTCTACTCCTTCCACAGAATTCAACCCCCTGATCTATGGAAATGATGTGGACTCTGTCGATGTGGCTACCAG aGTTGCTATGGTGAGATTCTTCAACTCACCAAATGTTTTGCAAGGTTTCCAAATGCATACTCGCACTCTTCGTCTCTTCCCACGACCAGTGGTGGCCTTCCAGGCAAATTCTTTTCTTGCCTCTAGGCCGAAGCAAACACCTTTTGCAGATAAGCTTTCCAGAACACAGGCAGTAGAATACTTTGGAGAATGGTCACTCAATCCTACTAACTATGCTTTCCAAAGAATTCATAACA ACATGTTTGACCCAGCCCTGATTGGTGACAAACCCAAGTGGTATGCTCACCAGCTGCAGCCGATCCACTATCGAGTCTATGACAGTAATTCACAGCTGGCTGAAGCACTGAATATCccagcagagaaagaaacagattcTGATCCCACTGATGACAG tggcagtgacaGTGTCGACTATGACGACTCAAGTTCCTCCTACTCCTCCCTTGGTGACTTTGTCAGTGAGATGATGAAATGTGACATTAATGGTGATACCCCAA ATGTTGACCCCCTGACTCATGCAGCCCTTGGTGATGCTAGTGAAGTGGAATTTGATGATTTTCAAGAATATTCAGGGGATATGGATGAACAGACCATGGACAGTGAGAACTCCCAGGAGAACAATCAGCCTCGTTCAAGTTCCAGTACTACAGCCAGTAGCAGCCCCAGCACTGTCATCCATGGAGCAAATCAT TTGTATGTAATGCAAACTAGCGAACAGATCAATGATTTGACTGGTCCACAGGAGGCAGCAGACTCAGCAGAAATAGAAGAGAAGTTGGCTGCTGGATTTTCAAACCACCTCCCTTCCTTGCCACTGCAACCAAGCTTTCCCAAGATAAGCTTGGATCGTCGTGAGAGTGACATTGCAGCTGGCAGCATGAGCTCCTCAGAAGGGGTGGTGAGGAAGCGAGAGTATGACAATCCATACTTTGAACCTCAGTATGGTTTTCCTACGGAGGATGAAGATGATGAGCAGGAAGAGAGCTACACCCCAAGATTTGACCAGAATCTCAATGGAAGCAG GTCTCAGAAGTTACTCCGGCCAAACAGTTTAAAACTGGCCAATGATTCTGATGCAGATTCAGATTCCAGGGCCAGCTCCCCAAACTCTACTGTCTCCAACAACAGCAGTGAAGGTTTTGGGGGCATCATGTCTTTTGCAA GCAGCTTGTACAGAAACCACAGCACAAGTTTCAGTTTGTCCAACTTAGCCCTACCAACGAAAGTTGGGAGAGACAAGAATACTCCTTTTCCCAGCCTGAAAG TATTTGGGTTAAATACTATAATGGAGATTATTACTGAAGCTGGCCCAGTAAGCAATGAAG GAAATAGACGAGCTCTTGTGGATCAAAAATCTTCAGTCATAAAGCACAGCCCAACAGTGAAGAGGGAATCTCCATCGCCTCAGGGACGAACTAGCAATTCCAG TGAGAAccagcagttcctgaaggaGGTGGTACACAATGTTCTTGATGGGCAGGGTGTTGGCTGGCTGAATATGAAGAGAGTCCGACGTCTGCTGGAGAGTGAGCAGCTCCGTGTCTTTGTACTAAGCAAGCTGAATCGCACCATCCAGTCAGAAGAAGATGCTCGACAGGATGTCATACAGGACGTG GAGATCAGCCGCAAGGTTTATAAAGGAATGCTGGACTTGCTGAAGTGCACAGTCTTAAGCTTGGAGCATTCATATGCAAATGCTGGCCTGGGAGGCATGGCCAGTGTTTTTGGCCTGCTAGAGATAGCACATACTCACTATTATAATAAAG aaccagaaaagagaaaacGCAGTCCAACAGATGGATCTGTCACTCCAGTTGGCAAGGATCCTGGATCATCCCCAAGAGTGGAGCCAAAACCTGCGATGCAGCTGCCGGTACCTCAGATAATGCCAAAGCCACCAAGCCCTGCAGGCAAAGGGCCAAGGGAGTTTGACACAAGAAGtctaaaggaagaaaattttattgCTTCCATTG gAACAGAAGGTGTGAAACAATTCGATTTGGGAGAAACAGATGAGAAGAAATCCCAAATCAGTGCAGACAGTGGCCTCAGTTTGGCCTCAGGTTCTCAG AAGAGTGATTTTGACTCTATTCCCAGTGGAGGACCAACAGTTATGGTCCGAAGTACAAGCCAGGATTCTGAAGTCAGCACTGTG GTTAGTAACAGTTCTGGAGAGACATTAGGAGCAGACAGTGACTTGAGTAGCAATGCTGGTGATGGCCCGAGTGTGGAAAATGGTGGCAATTTGGCAGGATCCAGAGGCACTGTGTCAGACAGCGAAATTGAGACAAACTCTGCTACTAGCTCTATCTTT GCGAAGTCTCACAACCTGAAGCAGAGTGTGAAGGATAGCAAAGGCAGTACTCCAGGGAGAGGTCCAGAGGAAGGGAACCAACGTGTCTATCTATATGAAGGACTTTTGG GCAAAGAGCGTTCAACTTTATGGGACCAGATGCAGTTCTGGGAAGATGCTTTTTTGGATGCTGTAATGTTAGAGAGAGAAGGAATGGGGATGGACCAGGGACCTCAGGAGATGATTGACAG GTATCTTTCCCTGGGAGAACATGATCGAAAGCGTTTGGAGGATGATGAGGACCGTTTGTTGGCTACACTGCTGCATAATATGATTGCCTATATGCTTATGataaag GTGAACAAGAAtgatattaggaaaaaggtGCGACGTCTAATGGGAAAATCACATATTGGATTGGTGCACAGTCAGCAAATAAACGATATTCTAGACAAACTTGCCAATCTG aatgGACGGGAACTCCCTGTGAGACCCAGTGGCAGCCGCCATATCAAGAAGCAGACTTTTGTAGTACATGCTGGGACAGACACAACAGGAGACATATTTTTTATGGAG GTATGTGATGATTGTATTGTGCTTAGAAGCAACATTGGAACTGTCTATGAACGTTGGTGGTATGAGAAACTCATCAACATGACTTACTGTCCCAAAACAAAAGTGCTCTGCCTCTGGCGCAGGAATGGTCAGGAGACACAACTGAACAAGTTCTACACAAAGAAG TGTCGGGAACTATACTACTGTGTAAAAGACAGTATGGAGCGAGCAGCAGCAAGACAGCAGAGCATTAAACCAG
- the MADD gene encoding MAP kinase-activating death domain protein isoform X11: MVQKKRICPRLLDYLVIIGARHPSSDSVAQTPELLRRYPLEDHADFPLPPDVVFFCQPEGCLSVRQKRMSFRDDTSFVFTLTDKDTGVIRYGICVNFYRSFQKRVPKEKGEGTGGHRGREGQKVPKSGEASAPQEEVGTESSESGSSLQAPSAESTPDVNRSPRSKRLAKGSHRSRNSTLTSLCILSHYPFFSTFRECLYTLKRLVDCCSERLLGKKLGIPRGVQRDTMWRIFTGSLLVEEKSSALLHDLREIEAWIYRLLRSPMPVAGQKRVDVEVLPHELQPALTFALPDPSRFTLVDFPLHLPLELLGVDACLQVLTCILLEHKIVLQSRDYNALSMSVMAFVAMIYPLEYMFPVIPLLPTCMASAEQLLLAPTPYIIGVPASFFLYKLDFKMPDDVWLIDLDTNRVIVPTNAESLPALPEPEASELKKHLKQCLVSMTAITQKQLLTPDNKALASMSLNTQPILNLEKFQEGQEVPLLLGRPQNDLQSTPSTEFNPLIYGNDVDSVDVATRVAMVRFFNSPNVLQGFQMHTRTLRLFPRPVVAFQANSFLASRPKQTPFADKLSRTQAVEYFGEWSLNPTNYAFQRIHNNMFDPALIGDKPKWYAHQLQPIHYRVYDSNSQLAEALNIPAEKETDSDPTDDSGSDSVDYDDSSSSYSSLGDFVSEMMKCDINGDTPNVDPLTHAALGDASEVEFDDFQEYSGDMDEQTMDSENSQENNQPRSSSSTTASSSPSTVIHGANHLYVMQTSEQINDLTGPQEAADSAEIEEKLAAGFSNHLPSLPLQPSFPKISLDRRESDIAAGSMSSSEGVVRKREYDNPYFEPQYGFPTEDEDDEQEESYTPRFDQNLNGSRSQKLLRPNSLKLANDSDADSDSRASSPNSTVSNNSSEGFGGIMSFASSLYRNHSTSFSLSNLALPTKVGRDKNTPFPSLKVFGLNTIMEIITEAGPVSNEGNRRALVDQKSSVIKHSPTVKRESPSPQGRTSNSSENQQFLKEVVHNVLDGQGVGWLNMKRVRRLLESEQLRVFVLSKLNRTIQSEEDARQDVIQDVEISRKVYKGMLDLLKCTVLSLEHSYANAGLGGMASVFGLLEIAHTHYYNKEPEKRKRSPTDGSVTPVGKDPGSSPRVEPKPAMQLPVPQIMPKPPSPAGKGPREFDTRSLKEENFIASIGTEGVKQFDLGETDEKKSQISADSGLSLASGSQKSDFDSIPSGGPTVMVRSTSQDSEVSTVVSNSSGETLGADSDLSSNAGDGPSVENGGNLAGSRGTVSDSEIETNSATSSIFAKSHNLKQSVKDSKGSTPGRGPEEGNQRVYLYEGLLGRDKGSVWDQLEDAAMETFSMSKERSTLWDQMQFWEDAFLDAVMLEREGMGMDQGPQEMIDRYLSLGEHDRKRLEDDEDRLLATLLHNMIAYMLMIKVNKNDIRKKVRRLMGKSHIGLVHSQQINDILDKLANLNGRELPVRPSGSRHIKKQTFVVHAGTDTTGDIFFMEVCDDCIVLRSNIGTVYERWWYEKLINMTYCPKTKVLCLWRRNGQETQLNKFYTKKCRELYYCVKDSMERAAARQQSIKPGPELGGEFPVQDMKTGEGGLLQVTLEGINLKFMHSQVFIELNHIKKCNTVRGVFVLEEFVPETKEVVSHKYKTPMAHEICYSVLCLFSYVAAIRGKEAENKSKPPRPVSS, encoded by the exons ATGGTGCAGAAAAAGAGAATCTGCCCCCGCTTATTGGACTATCTTGTCATCATTGGAGCCAG GCACCCAAGCAGTGATAGTGTTGCTCAGACTCCCGAACTGCTGCGACGTTACCCTCTAGAAGACCATGCAGACTTTCCTCTACCGCCTGATGTTGTGTTCTTCTGCCAGCCAGAAGGATGTCTGAGTGTGCGGCAAAAACGCATGAGCTTCCGTGATGACACCTCCTTTGTCTTCACCCTCACAGACAAGGATACAGGTGTCATTCGCTATGGAATCTGTGTCAACTTCTACCGCTCCTTCCAGAAGCGAGTACccaaggagaagggagaaggcaCAGGGGGACATCGAGGTCGGGAGGGACAGAAGGTCCCTAAATCTGGAGAGGCATCAGCACCCCAAGAGGAAGTGGGCACTGAGAGTTCAGAGAGTGGTTCTTCACTGCAGGCTCCAAGTGCAGAGTCTACCCCTGATGTGAATCGATCACCGCGCAGTAAGCGTCTGGCCAAAGGCAGTCATCGCTCTCGGAACAGCACCCTGACTTCACTGTGCATCCTTAGTCATTATCCCTTCTTTTCCACATTTCGTGAGTGTCTCTACACCCTCAAGAGACTTGTGGACTGCTGTAGTGAGAGATTGTTGGGCAAGAAGTTGGGCATTCCTCGTGGGGTGCAGAG GGATACGATGTGGCGGATTTTCACAGGCTCTCTCCTGGTGGAAGAAAAGTCCAGTGCGTTGCTACACGACTTGCGGGAGATTGAGGCTTGGATATACCGTCTGCTCCGGTCACCAATGCCCGTTGCTGGTCAGAAGCGGGTGGATGTGGAAGTCTTGCCACATGAGTTGCAGCCAGCTTTGACCTTTGCTCTGCCTGATCCATCCCGCTTCACCTTGGTGGATTTTCCATTACATCTGCCTTTGGAGTTGTTGGGAGTGGATGCCTGCCTGCAGGTGCTGACCTGCATCCTTTTGGAGCATAAG ATTGTATTGCAGTCCCGAGATTATAATGCACTTTCAATGTCTGTGATGGCCTTTGTGGCCATGATCTACCCATTAGAGTACATGTTCCCCGTGatccctctgcttcccacctGCATGGCCTCTGCAGAACAG ttgcttctAGCCCCTACGCCTTATATCATTGGTGTTCCAGCAAGTTTCTTTCTTTACAAactggatttcaagatgcctGATGATGTTTGGCTTATTGACCTGGATACCAACAGG GTGATTGTTCCCACAAATGCAGAATCTttgccagcactgccagaaCCAGAAGCTTCAGAGCTGAAAAAGCATCTGAAACAG TGTCTGGTTAGCATGACTGCAATCACTCAGAAACAGCTGCTCACTCCCGACAACAAG GCCCTGGCCAGCATGAGTCTGAATACTCAGCCCATTCTTAATCTAGAGAAGttccaggaggggcaggaggtgccactgctgctgggaagaCCACAGAATGATTTGCAGTCTACTCCTTCCACAGAATTCAACCCCCTGATCTATGGAAATGATGTGGACTCTGTCGATGTGGCTACCAG aGTTGCTATGGTGAGATTCTTCAACTCACCAAATGTTTTGCAAGGTTTCCAAATGCATACTCGCACTCTTCGTCTCTTCCCACGACCAGTGGTGGCCTTCCAGGCAAATTCTTTTCTTGCCTCTAGGCCGAAGCAAACACCTTTTGCAGATAAGCTTTCCAGAACACAGGCAGTAGAATACTTTGGAGAATGGTCACTCAATCCTACTAACTATGCTTTCCAAAGAATTCATAACA ACATGTTTGACCCAGCCCTGATTGGTGACAAACCCAAGTGGTATGCTCACCAGCTGCAGCCGATCCACTATCGAGTCTATGACAGTAATTCACAGCTGGCTGAAGCACTGAATATCccagcagagaaagaaacagattcTGATCCCACTGATGACAG tggcagtgacaGTGTCGACTATGACGACTCAAGTTCCTCCTACTCCTCCCTTGGTGACTTTGTCAGTGAGATGATGAAATGTGACATTAATGGTGATACCCCAA ATGTTGACCCCCTGACTCATGCAGCCCTTGGTGATGCTAGTGAAGTGGAATTTGATGATTTTCAAGAATATTCAGGGGATATGGATGAACAGACCATGGACAGTGAGAACTCCCAGGAGAACAATCAGCCTCGTTCAAGTTCCAGTACTACAGCCAGTAGCAGCCCCAGCACTGTCATCCATGGAGCAAATCAT TTGTATGTAATGCAAACTAGCGAACAGATCAATGATTTGACTGGTCCACAGGAGGCAGCAGACTCAGCAGAAATAGAAGAGAAGTTGGCTGCTGGATTTTCAAACCACCTCCCTTCCTTGCCACTGCAACCAAGCTTTCCCAAGATAAGCTTGGATCGTCGTGAGAGTGACATTGCAGCTGGCAGCATGAGCTCCTCAGAAGGGGTGGTGAGGAAGCGAGAGTATGACAATCCATACTTTGAACCTCAGTATGGTTTTCCTACGGAGGATGAAGATGATGAGCAGGAAGAGAGCTACACCCCAAGATTTGACCAGAATCTCAATGGAAGCAG GTCTCAGAAGTTACTCCGGCCAAACAGTTTAAAACTGGCCAATGATTCTGATGCAGATTCAGATTCCAGGGCCAGCTCCCCAAACTCTACTGTCTCCAACAACAGCAGTGAAGGTTTTGGGGGCATCATGTCTTTTGCAA GCAGCTTGTACAGAAACCACAGCACAAGTTTCAGTTTGTCCAACTTAGCCCTACCAACGAAAGTTGGGAGAGACAAGAATACTCCTTTTCCCAGCCTGAAAG TATTTGGGTTAAATACTATAATGGAGATTATTACTGAAGCTGGCCCAGTAAGCAATGAAG GAAATAGACGAGCTCTTGTGGATCAAAAATCTTCAGTCATAAAGCACAGCCCAACAGTGAAGAGGGAATCTCCATCGCCTCAGGGACGAACTAGCAATTCCAG TGAGAAccagcagttcctgaaggaGGTGGTACACAATGTTCTTGATGGGCAGGGTGTTGGCTGGCTGAATATGAAGAGAGTCCGACGTCTGCTGGAGAGTGAGCAGCTCCGTGTCTTTGTACTAAGCAAGCTGAATCGCACCATCCAGTCAGAAGAAGATGCTCGACAGGATGTCATACAGGACGTG GAGATCAGCCGCAAGGTTTATAAAGGAATGCTGGACTTGCTGAAGTGCACAGTCTTAAGCTTGGAGCATTCATATGCAAATGCTGGCCTGGGAGGCATGGCCAGTGTTTTTGGCCTGCTAGAGATAGCACATACTCACTATTATAATAAAG aaccagaaaagagaaaacGCAGTCCAACAGATGGATCTGTCACTCCAGTTGGCAAGGATCCTGGATCATCCCCAAGAGTGGAGCCAAAACCTGCGATGCAGCTGCCGGTACCTCAGATAATGCCAAAGCCACCAAGCCCTGCAGGCAAAGGGCCAAGGGAGTTTGACACAAGAAGtctaaaggaagaaaattttattgCTTCCATTG gAACAGAAGGTGTGAAACAATTCGATTTGGGAGAAACAGATGAGAAGAAATCCCAAATCAGTGCAGACAGTGGCCTCAGTTTGGCCTCAGGTTCTCAG AAGAGTGATTTTGACTCTATTCCCAGTGGAGGACCAACAGTTATGGTCCGAAGTACAAGCCAGGATTCTGAAGTCAGCACTGTG GTTAGTAACAGTTCTGGAGAGACATTAGGAGCAGACAGTGACTTGAGTAGCAATGCTGGTGATGGCCCGAGTGTGGAAAATGGTGGCAATTTGGCAGGATCCAGAGGCACTGTGTCAGACAGCGAAATTGAGACAAACTCTGCTACTAGCTCTATCTTT GCGAAGTCTCACAACCTGAAGCAGAGTGTGAAGGATAGCAAAGGCAGTACTCCAGGGAGAGGTCCAGAGGAAGGGAACCAACGTGTCTATCTATATGAAGGACTTTTGG GTAGGGATAAAGGATCTGTCTGGGACCAGTTAGAGGATGCTGCAATGGAAACCTTCTCTATGA GCAAAGAGCGTTCAACTTTATGGGACCAGATGCAGTTCTGGGAAGATGCTTTTTTGGATGCTGTAATGTTAGAGAGAGAAGGAATGGGGATGGACCAGGGACCTCAGGAGATGATTGACAG GTATCTTTCCCTGGGAGAACATGATCGAAAGCGTTTGGAGGATGATGAGGACCGTTTGTTGGCTACACTGCTGCATAATATGATTGCCTATATGCTTATGataaag GTGAACAAGAAtgatattaggaaaaaggtGCGACGTCTAATGGGAAAATCACATATTGGATTGGTGCACAGTCAGCAAATAAACGATATTCTAGACAAACTTGCCAATCTG aatgGACGGGAACTCCCTGTGAGACCCAGTGGCAGCCGCCATATCAAGAAGCAGACTTTTGTAGTACATGCTGGGACAGACACAACAGGAGACATATTTTTTATGGAG GTATGTGATGATTGTATTGTGCTTAGAAGCAACATTGGAACTGTCTATGAACGTTGGTGGTATGAGAAACTCATCAACATGACTTACTGTCCCAAAACAAAAGTGCTCTGCCTCTGGCGCAGGAATGGTCAGGAGACACAACTGAACAAGTTCTACACAAAGAAG TGTCGGGAACTATACTACTGTGTAAAAGACAGTATGGAGCGAGCAGCAGCAAGACAGCAGAGCATTAAACCAG